The DNA segment ACCCACCCACCTTTGCTCCATGGCGATGCAATCACCAGTGGCACGCGGTAACCTAAACCAACTGGACTTTGCCTAGCGTTGGAGCGGAGGTTCGCTTTATTCTCCAGGTCCACAAATTCTTCGGTTGTATCGATCCCTTTGGAGACGGCGTTTTTTTCGGCGGGATGGGGAGCCACAAAGGGGGCAACGTGATCAAAGTAGCCGTCGTTTTCGTCGTAGTTGAGCACAAAAATTGTTTTCTTCCAAATCTCGGGATTCTTGGTAAGAATGTCCAACACTTCCGAGACGTACCACGCTCCGTACCAAGGTGAGCTGGGATGGTCGGAGAATTTCTGCGGAGCCACCAACCAAGATACGGTCGGTAGTTTTCCCGCATCCACGTCCTGCCGGAACTGGTGAAGTATGTCTCCCTTGGGCACGCGGACTGAACGGGGCACGCCGTTATCGTCGTACCGAAGCGTTTCGATCTGATGGTAATGGGGATCGTTAAGATTTGTGGTGAACGCCTTTTTGTGCAGATTTTGCTCCCGCTGCGGCAATTTCTCGAAGTTCTCTCGGCTCCATGTTTTTGCCTCCTGATCATTGTGATTCCACTCGGCCAGGGCTTCCGACAATTGGGCGCTCAGTTCTTTGATTTTGGTATCGGCTTCGCTTGCTGGTTGTTTCGCAAGTTTGGACTTCAGTTGTTCGATTTTTCGCCTCAGCATACGCCGACGTTTTTTCAACGCGATCTGGTAGCTGCGACTAAAACCGACATGGTACTGTGAAAACCATTCAAGGTTGTTGTCGGTGAAATTGGCCAGCAGCGAAGCTTCTTCACCCACGAAGCCGTTTTGATGACTGATTTCATTTTGGTAAATCCTCCAGGAAACTCCATGTTCTTCCAATCGTTCTGGAAAAGTTGTCCAGTCGACGGTGCGGGTGTAGCCCACATCTGAATTTTGAATCAGTGCTTTCGATTGAGCGTTTTCACGCAGTTTGCCACTCCAGAAAAACAACCGGTTGGAAGTTGTGCCGGTCAGTGACGAACAGAAGTGCTGGTCGCAGACAGTGAACGCGTCTGCCAGGGCGTAGTAAAACGGGATATCCTCACGCGTGTAGTGCCCCATCGTAAGCGGCATGTCACGATACTCGGCAACGCGGGACTGTTTGGCGTCTAGCCATCGGTTGTGTTTGCCGTCATTGCGAGCGTCCACTTGATCGGGCCAGGAGTGAGGAAGGTCCCCCATCCACGTGGCTTTGGTATCGTGGATGTCTAAGCGGAACGGCAGGTAGGTTTCTCCTTTTCGATTGCTTTGCGCCCAAACCGGCAATTTGTTCGGCTGCTTGATCGCACGGGGATCATTAAATCCTCGAACACCCTGAAGCGTCCCAAAACAATGGTCAAAGGAACGATTTTCCTGCATCAAAAAAACGACATGTTCGGCATCTTCAAAAGTGGTTCCTTGATCGGGTGCGATGGCCATCGCACGCTCGATCGCCGGGGGAACACCAGCCTGCAACCCGATCGCGCCGGTTAACATGCTCGCTCGTTTCAAGAAGCTTCGTCGGTTGTTCATCGTCTCATTCTTTCCAGTAACTGGTTGGTCTGAAAACCAACTTTGGGAGCGTCCAAATAGATGTTAAGTGCTGAAAGATGATCTCTTGGACAGCAAGTTCTGCTCTCCGCGAATTTCCCCTTTGCGTCAGCAGCAACTGACGGGGAGACCAACATGACCGAAGTTAGTCTCTTAGAATCACTCGATCAAGCTATCACTTCTGAACTGAAAAGCATTTCCAAGGTCGCCAAGAGAAGCAGCGGCAACGAATACGATGCTGGCGATGAGAATTTGGAGTGTGGGGCACACGATCTTGACGAGAACTTAACGAAAGGCTCCAGGTACAACTAGACTTGCCTGAAACGCTTGTCTGCGATCAGGCGGACCAGATCCATCGTGGTTACGATTCCGACCAAGACGCCGTGATCGGTGACGGGAAGACGATGGAATCGATATTTGGCGATTTGGCGTGCGATCTCACTGATCGGGCAATTTAAGGGAATGGTGTGTGGGTTGCTGGTCATCACATCGCCTACCTTTAGTCCCTCGATGCGTTCACCAACGCGGTCGGCGATGTCCTTGAATGATTCCATTTTCGATTCATGGAAACCGCTTTCGTCGAAGTAGAAGTCGGACGTTTCCTTCGCGACTTCACGCTCGGCACAAATTTGACTAACGACGTCTGATCGCGAGACGATCCCTACAAGTTTCCCTTCATCGACAACGGGAAAGCCGCTCACATTCGCTGTGAGAAGTTGGCGTTCCAGGTCTGGCAGCGGTAGGGTCGAAGGGACGGTGCTTACCGCGACCTTCATGATGTCGTTGGCGGTTAGCTCTTGCGTTGCATCGTTCATTGCAGATTTCATCTTGGTTACAGGGATACGCGAATTCGCCGAAAACCGTCGCCTATTTCACTGCTGACGAGTTTCATTCAAGCCCGAACGGCTTCTGATATTTCGCCGCCCGCTGTGGTTAAAAACTAAGACGACCGTCTGAAGTGATTCCACCGCTCAACCATCATTTTGGCGCCGACAGATCGATTGAATTACGGTGGATTCCCTTTTTTATGAAGCGGATCGCGGTTGCCGTGGAGGGAAGGTCGGAGAGCGATAGCAACGAAAACCTGGCATCTGACCCGCTGGTACCGTCCGCCGAATCCGTATCGCTATCACCCTTGGCTTCGCCCAAATTTCTCCATCTTCTTTAACCATCGACGTTGCTGTCGCCAGTGATCTTATCCTTGTACGTCGCCAAACGAGCGAGTGCGTCATCGACGTCTCGTTTGGAGGCACCACAATCTTCCATTGCATCGGCGAAGTGCCCACAGAATTTTGCGAAGTGGCGTGATGTGATCCCGCGTCCGGCGTGAACGGAGGAGAGTTCCGCGCCGGTGTATTCGACCGGGCCATCCAAGGCAGAGGCGAGGAACTGCAATTGCATCTTGCGCACTCGATCCATCGGGATGTCTTTGAAGAACGGACCAAGTTCTTCGTCGGCTAAAACACGCCGGTACATCTCGTTGACGATTTCGGCAATCGCCTCGGTCCCACCTAAACGTTCAAACAGTTCTTTGGATTCATCGTTCATGCTAAGGCTCTTGCTTGGAAACTCGGGATGGCCAATGAGATGGAATTAGCTGCACGTCACTCGGCTGCGGCTGAGCCAGACGACGGGAGTCGCGGACGTAATCGTGGCAGTTGACGCAGGTCGTCGTCAGAGCAAGGTAGGTGAACATGACGCCTTCGTGGCTGTTGTCTTTTGCAGCCTGCTCTAACTGATTGCATTGCCGCCGAAAGGTTTGGCCAAAGTGTTCGTAAACTGTGTCTCTTGATCGCGGCCATTCAGCGGCTTCACTGATTCGCTTCATCTGGTTCGCCCCGCGAGCGATGGTGTCAAAGTCCCTTCGCAGCAGTCCTTCAAGCACCTGCTGGGAAGTCACCAACTTCAGTCGCATCAGCGACCCAGGGACCTCACCGATAGGAGTCACTGCTGGACTGTCCGGAGGATCGGCGTGGACAGAACTGATAGCGACCAGCGCCGTAAAGATTCCGGTAACAATGATTCGTTTCATTAATCGTAGCCTCATGCTTTCGTGTTAACGCCTCTCCACCCTTGCGGCGTTCCAGTCCGCTGCAGTTGTGAACTGGAGATAAACGTAGCCAAAGGCAGCTTCCATGCCAATCCAGATTTCATAGGCAATCGTGAAACCGGTCTTCGGGGTGTGTGCCGGAGACGCACACAATGAGACAATCGGCGCGCCCGCCGTAGGTTTAAGGCGAACGGCGGCACTCCAGATTAGTCGACAGGACGACTATCCATTCAGGTACCTCCGTGTCGCCATTTAGTGAAAGTCCTGCAGCGAAACTTTTCCCGATCGCTTTGTTCGAGCGTTGTTCGCTCCTGGTAATGATATCAACGGTTGAGTGACATTTTTTTTGATCGAACGTCGTTGGCGATCATTTATTTAAGGGGGGCGTCATTTCGCGAGGGACGTGAAATCGATTGGTGACGTATTGCGGGTCTGTCCACGCTGTGACGAGCGTAGCCACGTGGATGCCGTAGCTGCCGACGCCAGACGGTGGTTCTCGCCCGGAAACCGCTACCGATTCATTTCTCGTCGCGGGGCGAGGAGGTTCTGTGGGGAAGTTAAGGCACCTAAACATGAGGGCATTGGTTTTCATTTTCCGTAGTTGGAATTTGCACGCGGGATGCTTACGCTCTTACGGCAATGACGCTAATCTTCTCGCATGACTACTGACATTTGGATAGTGACCTGCGTCCTGCTGGCGACGATCATTGCTTTCGTGCTGGATCGTTTTCGCTTGGACGTGGTTGCGTTCGTTTCGTTGTTAGCACTTCTGCTGACTGGGATCCTCACACCGACGGAAGCGACCGCGGGGTTCTCTAACTCCCTTGTCCTAATGATTGCGGGACTATTCGTTGTTGGAGGGGCCATTCTGGCATCGGGCATCGCTGATCTTGCGGGCAGGTGGCTGGGGCAAGTCGGAGGTACGTCCACGGTTCGGCTGACGGCGACCGTGATGCTTGCCAGTGCTTTGTTGTCAGCATTTCTTAGTTCGACCGGGACCGTCGCGGTGATGTTGCCGGTCGTCTTGAGCCTTTGCCGTCGCGCAGAGGTTTCGCCGTCAAAGCTCCTGATACCGCTGGCGTTTGGTGCTTCATTGGGAGGCATGTTGACGCTGATTGGGACGCCGCCGAACATGGTCGTCAATCAAGAATTACGCGATGCGGGGCTTGAGCCGTTCGAGTTCTTCTCGTTTGCCCCGGCGGGGATTCTGATGCTCGCTTTGGGCATCGTGTTCATGTGTACGATTGGTACGCGTCTGCTTCCGAAAATGCGGACGAGCGCCGAGGACGCGACGCGTCATCAAGGTTATGTGTCACGGCCAGAGCTAATCCACAGCTACGCCGTCGACGATAAAATATGCGAAATTCGAATTCCTCGTAAATCAAAATTTGCAGGTCGGACCTTGCGGGACCTCGGGCTCCGCACCAACTTTCAGTTCAACGCGCTTGCGGTTTCCACGCC comes from the Roseimaritima multifibrata genome and includes:
- a CDS encoding phosphocholine-specific phospholipase C, giving the protein MNNRRSFLKRASMLTGAIGLQAGVPPAIERAMAIAPDQGTTFEDAEHVVFLMQENRSFDHCFGTLQGVRGFNDPRAIKQPNKLPVWAQSNRKGETYLPFRLDIHDTKATWMGDLPHSWPDQVDARNDGKHNRWLDAKQSRVAEYRDMPLTMGHYTREDIPFYYALADAFTVCDQHFCSSLTGTTSNRLFFWSGKLRENAQSKALIQNSDVGYTRTVDWTTFPERLEEHGVSWRIYQNEISHQNGFVGEEASLLANFTDNNLEWFSQYHVGFSRSYQIALKKRRRMLRRKIEQLKSKLAKQPASEADTKIKELSAQLSEALAEWNHNDQEAKTWSRENFEKLPQREQNLHKKAFTTNLNDPHYHQIETLRYDDNGVPRSVRVPKGDILHQFRQDVDAGKLPTVSWLVAPQKFSDHPSSPWYGAWYVSEVLDILTKNPEIWKKTIFVLNYDENDGYFDHVAPFVAPHPAEKNAVSKGIDTTEEFVDLENKANLRSNARQSPVGLGYRVPLVIASPWSKGGWVNSEVCDLTSTLRFLEKFLSKKTGKAIKETNISDWRRTVCGDLTSVFRPYHGQPTTFPETLDRDTIIGQVYNSSFKGLPNAFKPLSESEIEQAKTQSDPLPMMPQQEPGIRNSCPLSYELYTNGKLNARAATFEIEFAAGNNFFSESALGSPFQVCAPVNYQPNNSQSENKFEPFQTWPVAVRAGDSILMKWPLNHFENNEYQLRIDGPNGFFREFKGNPKAPDIIVRCGYQTMDPAKRKPSGNIELAIANHAKNESSKVVISDQAYGNKPISVDVAPGTTETVAVSTTQSHGWYDFSIQVRGAYSFHQRYAGRVETGYSAKTDPLMGRVHATL
- a CDS encoding CBS domain-containing protein; its protein translation is MNDATQELTANDIMKVAVSTVPSTLPLPDLERQLLTANVSGFPVVDEGKLVGIVSRSDVVSQICAEREVAKETSDFYFDESGFHESKMESFKDIADRVGERIEGLKVGDVMTSNPHTIPLNCPISEIARQIAKYRFHRLPVTDHGVLVGIVTTMDLVRLIADKRFRQV
- a CDS encoding group I truncated hemoglobin, with translation MNDESKELFERLGGTEAIAEIVNEMYRRVLADEELGPFFKDIPMDRVRKMQLQFLASALDGPVEYTGAELSSVHAGRGITSRHFAKFCGHFADAMEDCGASKRDVDDALARLATYKDKITGDSNVDG